A single genomic interval of Sulfoacidibacillus ferrooxidans harbors:
- a CDS encoding histidine triad nucleotide-binding protein, whose translation MDCIFCRIINGELPSKKIYESEHVLAFEDIQKAAPIHVLIVPKLHVESILELPEDRPELLVELHKAIKEVATLTGVAQEGFRLVSNKGKAAGQTVFHLHFHILGGRDLELTLA comes from the coding sequence ATGGACTGTATTTTTTGTCGCATTATCAATGGCGAACTTCCATCAAAAAAAATATACGAATCCGAACATGTACTTGCTTTTGAAGATATTCAAAAAGCCGCACCAATCCATGTACTCATCGTCCCTAAACTTCATGTAGAATCTATTCTCGAATTACCTGAAGATCGTCCAGAGCTACTTGTCGAATTACATAAAGCAATAAAAGAGGTAGCAACATTGACAGGCGTTGCGCAAGAAGGGTTTAGATTAGTTTCAAACAAAGGAAAAGCTGCGGGACAAACTGTATTTCATTTGCATTTTCACATCCTAGGTGGCAGAGATCTAGAACTAACACTCGCTTGA
- a CDS encoding DinB family protein: MKTVDSLMKAWLRHRDALVSLVEATPEGSQDYTPWDGAWTYAQLTLHIVGVGEWFVNAVVTGQLAKPTLAVQVNSMEQLREVVRETTKRTIDIYKTVTDEQLAAEVNTSSAFEYNLSGLQMIEAMREHEIHHKGQLFVYARLCGVVNPPFYVRRSE, translated from the coding sequence ATGAAAACTGTCGATTCACTGATGAAAGCGTGGTTGCGTCATCGAGATGCACTTGTTTCTCTTGTCGAGGCGACTCCTGAAGGTAGTCAAGATTATACTCCATGGGATGGCGCTTGGACGTATGCTCAACTGACATTACATATCGTTGGTGTAGGCGAGTGGTTTGTGAATGCTGTGGTTACAGGACAACTGGCAAAACCAACTCTGGCAGTGCAAGTCAATAGTATGGAGCAACTACGAGAAGTAGTGAGAGAAACCACGAAACGCACGATTGACATCTACAAGACAGTAACAGATGAACAACTAGCAGCAGAAGTGAACACAAGTAGTGCTTTTGAATATAATTTGTCAGGCTTGCAGATGATCGAAGCGATGCGCGAGCATGAAATTCATCATAAAGGGCAATTATTTGTCTACGCTCGTTTGTGTGGAGTAGTCAATCCACCGTTCTATGTGAGACGAAGTGAATAG
- a CDS encoding 3-hydroxyacyl-CoA dehydrogenase/enoyl-CoA hydratase family protein yields MSSIQRAAVLGSGVMGAAIAAHLANVGIPSLLLDIVPNKVTPDEEKKGLTLESKAVRNRLANFGKLGLAKAKPAPLYSTKDMDMIETGNFEDDFHKIAECDWIIEVVVERLDIKRQVLAKVDEFRKKGSIVSSNTSGVSITAMAEGRSEDFRRHFLGTHFFNPPRYMKLLEIIPTHDTSTEVIQDMRVFCENVLGKGVVIARDTPNFIANRIGTYGLLVTLDELQKSQFGVDEVDVLTGPVLGRPKSATFRTLDIVGIDTFLHVAENVYDQSTDPEEKAIFAVPSVIQTMVEKGWIGEKNGQGFFKREKTAQGREIFALDLETMTYRPRKKLSSASYEAAKAAPTLQKKLQTLVYGEDAAATFIWDVMKKTLIYSAALVGVIADDIVAIDNAMKWGFNWDLGPFELWDAIGVRRSVERMKAEGLSIPAFVESLLSQGESFYAQQGQTVQSFFIGSGYKEAKHDERKIDLALLKENGHLVMGNKSASLVDLGDGVACLELHSLKQAIGPDVVSMMMKAAQEVEKNFEALVISSEAANFSVGANLMMMLMEAQDDNWDEIDLVIRQFQNANMRLKYLKKPVVIAPYGLTLGGGAEIAMAGTQLQMAAETYCGLVEVGVGLLPGGGGNKELLMRWMERMPNGTDLSPIPLVQKAFEAIAMAKVSTSAKEASELGFLRSTDRITVARDQLLAQAKLSSLELARDFVPRRHTGVQVVGENGAAYLKIGVFGMKKSGYISDHDEKIAHHVIRVLTGGKAPGGSVVSEQYLLDLEREAFLSLCGEPKTQARMQHMLQKGKPLRN; encoded by the coding sequence GTGAGCTCTATTCAACGTGCGGCAGTGTTAGGCTCAGGAGTCATGGGTGCTGCCATAGCAGCACATTTGGCTAATGTAGGTATTCCATCATTATTACTTGATATTGTTCCCAATAAGGTAACGCCTGATGAGGAGAAAAAGGGTCTGACCTTGGAGAGCAAGGCAGTCCGAAATCGGCTTGCTAACTTTGGAAAACTAGGATTGGCGAAAGCCAAACCCGCTCCACTTTATAGTACAAAAGATATGGATATGATTGAGACAGGCAATTTTGAGGATGACTTTCACAAAATTGCAGAATGCGATTGGATTATCGAAGTAGTAGTTGAACGGCTCGATATTAAACGGCAAGTATTGGCTAAAGTAGATGAGTTTCGTAAAAAAGGATCGATCGTCAGTTCGAACACTTCAGGTGTCTCCATTACTGCAATGGCTGAAGGACGTTCTGAGGATTTTCGGAGACATTTTTTAGGCACCCACTTTTTTAATCCCCCTCGCTACATGAAACTGTTAGAAATCATCCCTACACATGATACATCTACTGAAGTAATTCAAGACATGCGTGTATTTTGTGAGAATGTTCTTGGTAAGGGTGTCGTCATTGCAAGGGATACTCCTAATTTTATTGCCAATCGCATTGGAACATATGGACTTCTCGTAACGCTTGATGAACTGCAAAAAAGTCAATTTGGTGTGGATGAAGTGGATGTACTAACAGGTCCTGTATTAGGTAGACCCAAAAGCGCTACATTTCGCACACTAGACATTGTAGGGATAGACACATTTTTGCATGTTGCAGAAAACGTTTACGATCAATCGACGGATCCGGAAGAAAAAGCTATTTTTGCAGTGCCTTCTGTGATTCAGACGATGGTGGAAAAAGGTTGGATTGGTGAAAAAAATGGTCAGGGATTCTTTAAACGCGAAAAAACGGCTCAAGGTCGTGAGATTTTTGCGTTAGATTTGGAGACGATGACATATCGTCCGCGTAAAAAACTTTCATCTGCATCATATGAAGCTGCAAAAGCAGCTCCTACGCTTCAGAAGAAACTTCAAACGTTAGTATATGGCGAAGATGCTGCTGCAACATTCATTTGGGATGTCATGAAAAAAACGCTGATCTATAGTGCTGCGTTAGTGGGCGTGATTGCGGATGATATTGTTGCGATCGATAATGCTATGAAATGGGGCTTCAATTGGGATCTGGGACCTTTTGAATTGTGGGATGCCATAGGTGTTCGTCGCTCCGTTGAACGCATGAAGGCAGAAGGATTAAGCATTCCTGCATTTGTTGAGTCTTTATTGAGCCAGGGTGAATCCTTTTACGCACAGCAGGGACAGACTGTGCAAAGTTTTTTTATTGGTAGTGGATATAAAGAAGCAAAACATGATGAACGCAAGATTGATTTGGCTCTTTTAAAGGAAAATGGCCACTTGGTTATGGGAAACAAGAGTGCAAGTCTAGTGGATTTGGGAGATGGTGTAGCTTGCCTTGAACTGCATTCTCTCAAACAAGCTATTGGCCCAGATGTAGTATCGATGATGATGAAGGCTGCGCAAGAAGTAGAAAAGAATTTTGAGGCACTCGTTATCAGTAGTGAAGCAGCCAATTTCTCGGTTGGCGCTAATTTGATGATGATGTTAATGGAAGCGCAGGATGATAATTGGGATGAAATCGATCTGGTTATCCGCCAATTCCAAAATGCAAATATGCGTTTAAAATACCTAAAAAAACCAGTGGTGATTGCTCCCTATGGATTGACACTTGGCGGCGGTGCAGAGATTGCCATGGCAGGTACGCAATTGCAAATGGCAGCTGAGACCTACTGCGGATTAGTTGAAGTAGGTGTAGGTTTGCTACCAGGCGGCGGGGGCAATAAAGAGTTGCTGATGCGCTGGATGGAGCGTATGCCAAATGGAACCGATCTTTCTCCTATTCCACTCGTTCAAAAGGCATTTGAAGCGATTGCGATGGCAAAAGTATCGACTAGTGCCAAAGAAGCATCTGAACTTGGATTCTTGCGTTCTACCGATCGCATCACAGTGGCGCGCGATCAATTGCTTGCTCAAGCAAAATTGAGCAGTTTGGAATTGGCTCGGGATTTTGTTCCAAGGCGCCATACAGGAGTGCAAGTGGTCGGGGAAAATGGCGCAGCGTATCTGAAAATTGGCGTGTTTGGTATGAAGAAAAGTGGCTATATATCTGATCATGACGAAAAGATTGCACATCATGTGATCCGTGTATTAACTGGTGGGAAAGCACCCGGTGGCAGCGTTGTCAGCGAGCAATACCTACTAGATTTGGAACGTGAAGCGTTTTTATCCTTGTGTGGTGAACCAAAAACACAAGCTCGGATGCAGCACATGTTACAAAAGGGTAAACCATTACGCAATTAG
- a CDS encoding acetyl-CoA C-acyltransferase, with translation MREAVIVAGGRSAVGKAGKGSLRQTRPDDFGAAVLQAVLERVPSLDPALIEDVILGCATPEAEQGMNLARILATRAGLPTSVSGVTINRFCSSGLQAIATAALSIQTGMNDVMVAGGVESMSRLPMGGYNISPNPYLADHYPEIFMSMGHTAEEVAMRYNVSREDQDAFAVQSHQRMAAAIAEGKFKNEIIPLDVVLRDTDAEGRVIERNFVFDTDEGVRPDTSLEGLAKLKPVFRVGGSVTAGNSSQTSDGAAAVVMMSAEEAAKHGLQPIGVFRSFAVAGVDPDIMGIGPIAAVPKALQKAGLQLQDIDRIELNEAFASQSLEVIRRLGMDPSIVNVNGGAIAMGHPLGCTGARQTVTILEELKRSGGRYGLVTMCIGGGMGAAGIFERL, from the coding sequence ATGAGAGAAGCAGTCATTGTCGCAGGTGGCAGAAGTGCCGTTGGCAAAGCTGGTAAAGGATCATTGCGACAGACCCGCCCAGATGATTTTGGGGCAGCAGTCTTACAAGCTGTGTTAGAGAGAGTTCCTAGTCTTGACCCAGCGTTGATCGAGGACGTTATTCTCGGTTGTGCAACACCAGAAGCAGAACAAGGAATGAATCTGGCACGCATCTTAGCAACGAGAGCAGGCCTCCCTACCTCTGTATCAGGTGTTACGATTAACAGATTTTGTAGTTCGGGATTACAAGCCATTGCAACGGCTGCACTGTCGATTCAAACGGGTATGAACGATGTGATGGTAGCAGGCGGTGTGGAGAGCATGAGCCGTTTACCAATGGGTGGATACAATATCTCTCCTAACCCATATTTGGCAGACCATTATCCGGAAATTTTTATGTCGATGGGTCATACGGCAGAAGAAGTTGCCATGCGCTACAATGTAAGCCGAGAAGATCAAGATGCCTTTGCGGTGCAGAGTCATCAACGGATGGCTGCTGCAATTGCAGAAGGAAAGTTTAAAAATGAAATTATTCCACTCGACGTCGTATTGAGAGATACGGATGCTGAAGGCCGAGTCATTGAGAGAAACTTTGTTTTTGATACGGATGAGGGCGTTCGCCCGGATACATCACTGGAAGGCTTAGCAAAATTAAAACCGGTATTTCGCGTCGGTGGTTCTGTAACGGCAGGCAATTCTTCACAAACTAGTGATGGTGCCGCGGCAGTTGTTATGATGTCAGCAGAAGAAGCTGCAAAACATGGATTACAACCGATTGGTGTATTTAGATCCTTTGCAGTAGCAGGAGTTGACCCAGATATCATGGGGATTGGTCCTATTGCAGCTGTGCCAAAAGCGCTACAAAAAGCAGGTCTACAGCTACAAGATATAGATCGGATTGAACTAAATGAAGCATTTGCTTCGCAATCGCTAGAAGTGATTCGCCGTTTAGGTATGGATCCGAGCATTGTTAACGTGAATGGCGGAGCCATTGCTATGGGACATCCGCTCGGCTGTACCGGCGCGCGCCAAACGGTAACTATTCTTGAGGAACTAAAGCGTTCTGGCGGACGGTATGGATTAGTAACTATGTGTATTGGTGGAGGCATGGGAGCTGCCGGTATTTTTGAACGTCTATAA
- a CDS encoding acyl-CoA dehydrogenase family protein produces MSQTREYGAAFFVAPQSAEHVFTPEDFTDEHKMIAKTASDFVLGDITPVSEQLEHQDWDLTVKLLHKAGDLGLLAVDVPEAYDGLGLDKVTSSLITEYMTRGGSFALSYGAHVGIGSLPIVYFGNEEQKKKYLPDLASGRKFAAYALTEPGSGSDALGARTVAKLSADGKYYILNGTKQYITNSAFADVFVVYAKIDGEHFSAFIVERNFQGVSTGPEEKKMGIKASSTRPLILEDVHVPVENLLGEAGKGHVIAFNILNIGRYKLAVGCVGGIKVAMETAVKYANTREQFKRPIASFPLIQGKIADMAMRAFVTESIAYRTTGAIDAALSEVDLTGPDSGRIAAKAIEEFAIECSINKVFASESLDFTVDEGVQIHGGAGFIQDYPIERMYRDSRINRIFEGTNEINRMIIPGTLMKKALKGEVELLQAAKGLQEELMGMIEPADESVPLAVERHAVEMTRKIFLFVGGLAVQKYGKKLEVEQEILANLADISIALYAMETAVLRADKTAASKKTASADIQADYVRLFVAETFPEVERIAKDTLAAMQESDELKTSLSVFRKLTRMTPTNTVELKRRIAARIIESEQYLA; encoded by the coding sequence ATGAGTCAAACAAGAGAATATGGTGCAGCATTCTTTGTAGCACCACAAAGTGCAGAACATGTTTTTACACCTGAAGATTTTACAGATGAACATAAAATGATTGCAAAAACAGCATCTGATTTTGTATTGGGGGATATTACTCCAGTATCTGAACAATTAGAGCATCAAGACTGGGATCTTACTGTCAAGTTATTGCATAAAGCTGGTGATTTGGGTTTACTCGCAGTGGATGTACCTGAAGCATATGATGGACTAGGTCTTGATAAGGTTACGTCTTCTTTGATTACAGAGTACATGACACGTGGAGGTTCTTTTGCATTATCCTATGGGGCGCATGTAGGAATTGGGTCATTACCAATCGTTTATTTTGGTAATGAGGAGCAAAAGAAAAAGTACCTTCCTGATTTGGCTTCTGGCCGTAAATTTGCTGCATATGCCCTCACAGAACCTGGGTCTGGATCAGATGCACTTGGTGCTCGTACAGTTGCCAAGTTATCTGCTGATGGGAAATATTATATTTTAAATGGCACGAAACAATATATTACAAACTCTGCGTTTGCAGACGTGTTTGTAGTGTACGCCAAAATCGACGGTGAGCATTTTTCAGCATTTATTGTAGAACGCAATTTCCAAGGTGTTTCAACAGGTCCTGAAGAGAAGAAAATGGGCATCAAAGCATCTTCAACTCGGCCATTAATTTTAGAGGATGTCCATGTGCCAGTGGAGAACCTACTTGGCGAAGCAGGTAAGGGTCATGTGATCGCGTTCAATATCTTAAATATTGGTCGCTACAAATTGGCCGTCGGATGTGTGGGTGGCATTAAAGTTGCCATGGAAACAGCTGTAAAGTATGCAAATACACGTGAACAATTCAAGCGTCCAATTGCTTCTTTTCCATTAATTCAGGGAAAAATAGCTGATATGGCGATGCGTGCATTTGTTACAGAAAGTATTGCTTACAGAACCACCGGAGCGATTGACGCGGCATTATCTGAAGTAGATTTAACAGGTCCAGATTCAGGGCGTATCGCAGCTAAAGCGATTGAAGAATTTGCGATTGAGTGTTCTATCAACAAAGTATTTGCTTCAGAATCACTTGATTTTACGGTGGATGAAGGGGTACAGATCCATGGTGGAGCAGGATTTATTCAAGATTATCCGATTGAACGGATGTATCGTGATTCACGGATTAATAGAATTTTTGAAGGAACCAATGAAATTAATCGGATGATCATCCCTGGTACATTGATGAAGAAGGCACTAAAGGGTGAAGTTGAACTGTTACAAGCTGCAAAAGGATTGCAGGAAGAATTGATGGGGATGATTGAACCTGCAGATGAGTCTGTGCCACTGGCTGTAGAGCGTCATGCTGTAGAGATGACCCGTAAAATCTTCTTGTTTGTTGGTGGCTTAGCCGTTCAAAAATACGGTAAAAAATTAGAAGTAGAACAAGAGATCTTAGCTAATTTAGCAGACATTTCTATCGCCTTATATGCAATGGAAACGGCTGTGTTGCGCGCTGATAAAACAGCTGCAAGCAAAAAAACAGCATCAGCTGACATTCAGGCAGACTACGTGCGTTTGTTTGTCGCAGAGACATTCCCTGAGGTAGAGCGGATTGCAAAAGATACCTTGGCAGCCATGCAAGAAAGCGATGAATTAAAGACGTCACTTTCTGTGTTTCGTAAATTGACTCGCATGACTCCGACCAATACGGTTGAATTAAAGCGCCGTATTGCAGCTCGGATCATTGAATCAGAGCAGTACTTAGCATAG
- a CDS encoding 3D domain-containing protein, producing the protein MKRVAVFVLLSGLLFMGKAAYADSFTQNNTNTTQTATTTTTYVVQSGDTLDSIAAAFNTNPTVLETLNQLSNPDLIYTGEHLLIPAQQPNVPPNAQALVCTLTAYTDGYQSTGKVPGDPGYGITSTGQVAEQGLSIAVDPSVIPYGTAVFIPGIGVRIADDTGGAIIGDHIDVFYNNQQTAMNFGVKPDVVVYLLPPSDVTYENGLPMLAQTIDTNVVGTALTVANSTAISPLVKGLPTQNTLSQPSQVSSAPNTVLPQPATLALSTPNNPLAEKQLLSFMPKGMLSIKEKPLTKSSVSATTPQIISASQNDILDVWVITLDRDVLQPVLETAKQSL; encoded by the coding sequence TTGAAGCGTGTAGCCGTGTTTGTTTTACTGAGTGGTCTATTATTCATGGGGAAAGCCGCATACGCAGATTCTTTTACACAGAACAACACCAATACAACTCAAACTGCCACTACGACAACAACGTACGTGGTGCAGTCCGGGGATACATTAGATTCGATTGCAGCAGCATTTAACACAAATCCAACTGTTCTTGAAACCTTAAATCAATTGAGTAACCCGGATTTGATCTATACCGGAGAACATCTGTTGATCCCTGCACAACAACCCAATGTACCGCCTAATGCACAAGCGTTAGTCTGTACGTTAACAGCATATACAGATGGATACCAATCCACCGGCAAAGTCCCTGGAGATCCTGGATATGGAATAACATCGACAGGTCAAGTTGCTGAACAAGGGTTATCCATAGCAGTTGATCCTTCTGTTATTCCGTATGGAACCGCAGTTTTTATTCCTGGTATCGGCGTTCGCATTGCTGATGACACAGGCGGTGCCATTATTGGTGATCATATTGATGTTTTTTACAACAACCAGCAAACCGCGATGAACTTTGGTGTAAAACCTGATGTTGTTGTCTATTTGCTACCACCTTCAGATGTGACCTACGAAAATGGTCTGCCTATGTTAGCACAGACCATAGATACCAATGTCGTTGGAACAGCCTTAACAGTAGCTAATTCAACTGCAATCTCACCATTGGTTAAGGGATTGCCAACGCAGAATACTCTATCGCAACCTTCACAGGTAAGTTCTGCGCCTAATACAGTATTACCACAACCTGCTACCTTGGCTTTGTCTACTCCGAATAATCCTCTTGCAGAAAAGCAACTGCTCTCTTTCATGCCAAAGGGGATGCTTAGTATAAAAGAAAAACCTTTGACAAAGTCATCAGTAAGCGCCACAACGCCTCAAATTATATCAGCATCACAAAATGACATTCTAGACGTGTGGGTCATTACGCTTGACCGCGATGTACTGCAACCTGTATTAGAAACAGCCAAACAATCCTTATGA
- a CDS encoding TetR/AcrR family transcriptional regulator yields the protein MAITRNIATPVKDPELVRLRREQIVQAATKLFSQKGYHGTTTREIARESGLGTGTLYEYVNSKEDILYLVCDMIHSQVEEKLLPVLISDAKVSEILPMVLASFFRVIDELQELVLLIYQETKSLPSEYMHYVLKREEEISNYFSSILHSGIADGSFSIAEDVVLLMAHNITVLGQMWAFRRWTLHRSYTLEAFTEIQTSLLMRELCGI from the coding sequence ATGGCGATCACTCGAAACATCGCAACACCTGTAAAGGATCCTGAACTGGTACGATTGCGCCGGGAACAAATTGTTCAAGCAGCGACGAAACTCTTTTCACAAAAAGGGTATCATGGGACCACAACACGTGAAATTGCAAGGGAAAGTGGTTTGGGGACTGGAACGTTATATGAATATGTAAATTCAAAAGAAGACATCCTTTATTTGGTGTGTGATATGATTCATAGTCAAGTCGAGGAAAAACTTTTGCCTGTACTGATCTCTGATGCCAAAGTAAGTGAAATTTTACCGATGGTGTTAGCTAGTTTTTTCCGTGTGATTGATGAATTACAAGAGCTTGTTCTATTGATCTATCAAGAAACAAAATCATTGCCATCAGAATACATGCATTATGTTCTTAAAAGAGAAGAAGAAATCAGCAACTATTTTTCTAGTATATTACATTCAGGTATTGCGGATGGATCATTTTCGATTGCGGAAGATGTCGTATTATTGATGGCTCACAATATTACAGTATTAGGACAGATGTGGGCGTTTCGAAGATGGACATTGCATCGCAGTTACACACTGGAAGCGTTTACTGAAATTCAAACTTCTCTCCTTATGCGCGAGTTATGTGGCATATAG